In the genome of Parus major isolate Abel chromosome 2, Parus_major1.1, whole genome shotgun sequence, one region contains:
- the NT5C3A gene encoding cytosolic 5'-nucleotidase 3A isoform X3, with translation MQALHLWTLLTTYAVAVGQNQGQKNQECPKLNAQMPEFQKKTVHIKDPARVEEIICGLIKGGAAKLQIITDFDMTLSRFSYNGKRCPTCHNIIDNSKIITDECRKKLLQLKETYYAIEIDPALTIEEKYPYMVEWYHKSHALLIEQGLQKDKFAEIVRESDVMLKEGYENFFDKLSEHNIPVFIFSAGIGDILEEVIHQAGVYHSNVKVVSNFMDFDENGILKGFKGELIHVYNKHDGALKNTEYFKQLKDNSNIILLGDSQGDLSMADGVANVEHILKIGYLNDKVDELLEKYMDSYDIVLVKDESLEVANSILQKILAETVPSSVP, from the exons ATGCAAGCCCTGCATCTCTGGACTCTGCTTACCACCTATGCTGTTGCAGTAGGACAAAATCAAGGACAGAAGAATCAGGAGTGCCCTAAGCTCAACGCACAG ATGCCAGAATTTCAGAAGAAGACTGTCCATATTAAGGACCCAGCAAGAGTAGAGGAGATTATTTGTGGCCTCATCAAAGGTGGAGCTGCCAAACTTCAG ATTATTACAGATTTTGATATGACATTAAGTAGATTTTCCTACAATGGAAAAAGATGTCCAACTTGTCATA ACATCATTGATAACTCCAAGATCATCACAGATGAATGTCGGAAAAAG ttATTGCAGCTGAAAGAAACTTACTATGCCATTGAAATTGATCCAGCTCTCACCATTGAAGAGAAATACCCATATATGGTAGAATG GTACCATAAATCTCATGCACTACTCATTGAACAAGGCTTACAGAAAGACAAGTTTGCAGAAATTGTAAGGGAATCCGATGTTATGCTGAA AGAAGGGTATGAGAACTTCTTTGATAAACTCAGTGAACATAATATTCCTGTGTTCATATTTTCTGCTGGGATTGGCGACATTCTTGAGGAAGTAATCCACCAGGCTGGGGTCTACCATTCTAATGTCAAAGTGGTTTCCAATTTCATGGATTTTGATGAAAAT GGAATATTAAAAGGATTTAAAGGAGAATTGATTCACGTTTACAACAAACATGATGGTGCCTTGAAGAACACAGAGTATTTCAAACAGCTGAAAGACAACAGCAATATCATACTGCTGGGTGATTCTCAAGGAGACTTAAGTATGGCAGATGGAGTAGCAAATGTTGAGCACATTCTTAAGATTGGCTATCTCAATGATAAA GTAGATGagcttttggaaaaatacatgGACTCTTATGATATTGTCTTGGTGAAAGATGAATCCCTGGAAGTTGCCAACTCCATTCTACAGAAAATCCT AGCAGAAACTGTGCCATCTTCCGTTCCCTGA
- the NT5C3A gene encoding cytosolic 5'-nucleotidase 3A isoform X4: MPEFQKKTVHIKDPARVEEIICGLIKGGAAKLQIITDFDMTLSRFSYNGKRCPTCHNIIDNSKIITDECRKKLLQLKETYYAIEIDPALTIEEKYPYMVEWYHKSHALLIEQGLQKDKFAEIVRESDVMLKEGYENFFDKLSEHNIPVFIFSAGIGDILEEVIHQAGVYHSNVKVVSNFMDFDENGILKGFKGELIHVYNKHDGALKNTEYFKQLKDNSNIILLGDSQGDLSMADGVANVEHILKIGYLNDKVDELLEKYMDSYDIVLVKDESLEVANSILQKILAETVPSSVP; the protein is encoded by the exons ATGCCAGAATTTCAGAAGAAGACTGTCCATATTAAGGACCCAGCAAGAGTAGAGGAGATTATTTGTGGCCTCATCAAAGGTGGAGCTGCCAAACTTCAG ATTATTACAGATTTTGATATGACATTAAGTAGATTTTCCTACAATGGAAAAAGATGTCCAACTTGTCATA ACATCATTGATAACTCCAAGATCATCACAGATGAATGTCGGAAAAAG ttATTGCAGCTGAAAGAAACTTACTATGCCATTGAAATTGATCCAGCTCTCACCATTGAAGAGAAATACCCATATATGGTAGAATG GTACCATAAATCTCATGCACTACTCATTGAACAAGGCTTACAGAAAGACAAGTTTGCAGAAATTGTAAGGGAATCCGATGTTATGCTGAA AGAAGGGTATGAGAACTTCTTTGATAAACTCAGTGAACATAATATTCCTGTGTTCATATTTTCTGCTGGGATTGGCGACATTCTTGAGGAAGTAATCCACCAGGCTGGGGTCTACCATTCTAATGTCAAAGTGGTTTCCAATTTCATGGATTTTGATGAAAAT GGAATATTAAAAGGATTTAAAGGAGAATTGATTCACGTTTACAACAAACATGATGGTGCCTTGAAGAACACAGAGTATTTCAAACAGCTGAAAGACAACAGCAATATCATACTGCTGGGTGATTCTCAAGGAGACTTAAGTATGGCAGATGGAGTAGCAAATGTTGAGCACATTCTTAAGATTGGCTATCTCAATGATAAA GTAGATGagcttttggaaaaatacatgGACTCTTATGATATTGTCTTGGTGAAAGATGAATCCCTGGAAGTTGCCAACTCCATTCTACAGAAAATCCT AGCAGAAACTGTGCCATCTTCCGTTCCCTGA
- the FKBP9 gene encoding peptidyl-prolyl cis-trans isomerase FKBP9 isoform X2, whose translation MVHELYDRGSTFNVFVGKGQLIAGMDQALVGMCVNERRFVKIPPKLAYGSEGVPGVIPPNAVLHFDVLLIDLWNSEDEVQVQTYFKPEKCPRTVQVSDFVRYHYNGTFLDGTLFDSSHNRMRTYDTYVGIGWLIAGMDQGLLGMCVGEKRIITIPPFLAYGEDGDGKEIPGQASLVFDVVLLDLHNPKDGIAIENQLVPEACERRSQTGDFVRYHYNGTLLDGTLFDSSYSRNHTYDTYIGKGYVIAGMDEGLLGVCTGEKRRIIIPPHLGYGEEGRGKIPGSAVLIFDIHVVDFHNPSDSVSITVHYKPSNCTVLSKKGDYLKYHYNASLLDGTLLDSTHSLGKTYNIVLGSGQVVLGMDMGLQDMCVGERRTVVIPPHLGYGEDGVEGEVPGSAVLVFDIELLELVSGLPEGYMFVWNGEVSPNLFEEIDQNHDGEVLLEEFSEYIQTQVDTGKGKLAPGFDFEKIVKNMFTNQDRDGNGKVTAEEFKLKDQEAKEEHDEL comes from the exons CTATGACAGGGGATCCACATTCAACGTGTTTGTGGGCAAAGGTCAGCTCATTGCTGGGATGGACCAAGCTCTGGTGGGCATGTGTGTGAATGAGCGTCGGTTTGTGAAAATTCCACCTAAGCTTGCCTACGGAAGTGAAGGCGTCC CTGGTGTGATACCCCCCAATGCTGTGCTCCATTTTGACGTGCTCCTGATCGATCTGTGGAACTCGGAGGACGAAGTGCAGGTTCAGACTTACTTCAAACCCGAGAAGTGTCCTCGGACAGTGCAGGTGTCTGACTTTGTGCGGTACCATTACAATGGGACATTCTTAGATGGGACCCTGTTTGATTCAAG CCATAATCGGATGCGAACTTATGATACCTATGTGGGAATTGGATGGCTGATTGCTGGGATGGACCAGGGTCTCTTGGGAATGTGCGTAGGAGAGAAGCGCATTATCACAATACCGCCTTTCCTGGCATATGGAGAAGATGGAGATG GTAAGGAGATTCCTGGGCAAGCTTCCCTTGTCTTTGATGTGGTTTTGCTGGATCTACATAACCCCAAGGATGGTATTGCTATTGAGAACCAGCTTGTGCCCGAAGCTTGTGAGCGGAGAAGCCAGACAGGAGACTTTGTCCGATACCATTACAATGGTACACTTTTGGATGGCACATTATTTGATTCCAG TTATTCGCGAAACCATACATATGACACCTATATTGGGAAAGGTTATGTGATTGCTGGAATGGATGAAGGTTTGCTAGGTGTATGCACTggtgaaaaaagaagaataataatCCCCCCTCATCTTGGATATGGAGAAGAAGGGAGAG GAAAGATTCCAGGATCTGCAGTGCTGATCTTTGACATCCACGTGGTGGACTTCCACAACCCCTCAGATTCGGTCAGCATTACTGTTCACTACAAACCTTCCAACTGCACTGTACTGAGCAAGAAGGGAGATTACCTGAAATACCACTACAATGCTTCGCTCCTGGATGGAACCTTGCTAGACTCCAC acACAGCCTTGGCAAGACCTACAACATAGTTCTGGGATCTGGTCAGGTGGTGCTGGGGATGGACATGGGCCTTCAGGACATGTGTGTTGGGGAACGACGGACAGTTGTTATCCCACCTCACCTAGGTTATGGAGAAGATGGAGTTG AAGGAGAAGTGCCTGGAAGCGCTGTATTAGTTTTCGACATTGAACTGCTGGAATTGGTGTCTGGCTTGCCTGAGGGATACATGTTTGTATGGAATGGGGAAGTCTCTCCCAACCTTTTTGAAGAAATAGACCAGAATCATGATGGAGAGGTTCTTTTGGAGGAG TTTTCAGAGTACATCCAAACTCAAGTTGATACTGGCAAAGGAAAATTAGCTCCTGGCTTTGATTTTGAAAAGATCGTTAAAAATATGTTCACCAATCAAGACCGGGATGGAAATGGTAAAGTTACCGCTGAAGAATTCAAGTTGAAAGATCAAGAGGCCAAAGAGGAGCACGATGAACTGtaa